A stretch of Brassica rapa cultivar Chiifu-401-42 chromosome A08, CAAS_Brap_v3.01, whole genome shotgun sequence DNA encodes these proteins:
- the LOC103834060 gene encoding protein DMP4-like encodes MEIKVVEDHQLSTKEDIEKPLLEENKGFPDVERTTWIQKAIGQTFQTTAHLANLLPTGTVLAFQLLSPIFSNGGQCDLACKIMTSSLVAICGFSCFILSFTDSYKDKNGTFCYGFATIHGFWIIDGSATLPQELAKNYKLRFIDFAHAFMSFLVFGAVVLFDRNTVNCFYPAPSAEELEFLTALPVGVGVFCSMLFATFPTTRNGIGFPVPGNK; translated from the coding sequence atggagatcaaaGTTGTTGAAGATCATCAACTAAGTACTAAAGAAGATATCGAAAAGCCACTTCTAGAAGAAAACAAAGGCTTTCCCGATGTAGAAAGAACAACATGGATACAAAAGGCAATAGGACAAACATTTCAAACCACAGCCCATTTAGCTAATCTCTTACCAACAGGAACTGTTCTCGCGTTTCAGCTCTTATCTCCAATTTTTTCAAACGGTGGTCAATGCGATTTAGCTTGCAAGATCATGACATCAAGCCTAGTGGCGATATGTGGATTCTCTTGCTTCATACTTAGCTTCACAGATTCTTACAAAGACAAAAACGGTACATTTTGCTACGGATTTGCAACAATCCATGGGTTTTGGATCATTGATGGATCCGCAACGCTTCCTCAAGAGTTAGCTAAAAACTATAAACTAAGGTTTATAGATTTTGCTCATGCATTCATGTCGTTTTTGGTGTTTGGTGCGGTGGTTTTATTCGATCGGAATACGGTGAACTGTTTTTATCCGGCACCGTCAGCGGAAGAGTTGGAGTTTCTCACGGCGTTGCCGGTAGGCGTTGGGGTGTTTTGTAGTATGTTGTTCGCAACATTTCCTACAACACGCAATGGTATTGGTTTTCCAGTTCCTGGTAATAAATGA
- the LOC103834057 gene encoding uncharacterized protein LOC103834057 produces the protein MLQKPPFLFISDDNDHNNLRYTSLKDVISSSDGFGSFFCHSVPSQDGVLLSEMDSSNIAIRNALVKRAASMYLQSSMIVSAPDTNWFQRFCLKAKHAVECLRPVYRIFSWSS, from the coding sequence ATGTTACAAAAACCACCCTTCCTCTTTATCTCGGACGACAATGATCACAACAATCTCCGGTACACGAGCTTGAAAGATGTGATCTCGAGTTCTGATGGCTTTGGTTCGTTCTTTTGTCACTCTGTTCCTTCGCAAGACGGTGTTCTCTTGTCGGAAATGGATTCTTCAAACATTGCCATTAGAAACGCGCTAGTGAAAAGAGCAGCTTCGATGTATCTTCAATCTTCTATGATCGTATCAGCTCCGGACACGAACTGGTTTCAGAGATTCTGTCTGAAAGCCAAGCATGCGGTTGAATGTCTCAGACCAGTTTACCGGATTTTTTCTTGGTCTAGTTAA